GATATTTTTATTGTAGCCAAAAGATGCAAATCTAATAAGGAATTTAAATTGGATTTGTCATGTCTTAGTAGAGAATTGATCTAGTTTTGAAACAAATTGAGTGATTATCTAATTGAGTGAATGTGTAGTAGGTGTGAATTGAGCCATAAATAAGTCAATGGAAGAGAGGGCAATAGCCAGTTCAAACTTTTGATGCAAGGATGAGAGTATTTTTATcatgtatattatatatatcaAGTATCTagatcaaaaagaaagaaagaaaagctaaaacCTTACCCTTTATATTTGAGATCCCATCCTTTGATTTGAGCGACCTCCCTCATAGCCTCCTTCCATCGCTGCACTTCATCGTAGCCAAACTTCTCCTCATGCCTCTGCAAAGCGTCTTGGTATAATCTAGTTTTGAGCTTGACATCTTCAGGATCCACATCAAAGAAAATCGGCAAGATCATTGCTTTGCCAACTCTGTTTCTTGAGCAATCCATCATGTATGCAAGCTCACGAAGGCACCATGCACTCGATGcataatttctagaaaagatGGGCATACAGATTGCGGAGCTCTTGATTGTGAGCTCCAGTTTGTCATTGATTTCTTCGCCTTTTCTAATCTCTTCATTGTCTCTGAAAACGCGAATCCCAGCTCCGTCCATAGAGTGATAGAGGCAATCGGCAAAATTCAGACGAGTGTCAGGCCCTCTAAAATTTAAGAACACCTCGAATTCAGCCCCTAGAGACGACTGGATGTTGTCTCTAACAGCCATCGGCAGAGTAGTTCCAATCAATGACTCCTTGCTCTCCATATTCAGAAGCTGAAGTATACTGATAGAGGAGAGAGGTATAAGAGTTGTATCTAAAAGATGTGATTTTGGAGGATTTATGGACGAGCGGGAGTGGTGGGAAATCTCATTAGTGATTCGGCCATTTCGTGGGAAAAGAATAGGGAACTTGGAAATGGtggggacattccctatttttTACGGTGAAGCGACGGTACTTCCGTTCATATTAAGGTTCACATTAAGGTTTTCTTACGATTGGTCATTATTGCTTTAGCCTATAAGTATTGGTCCTATAAACTAGGGAGTATTATCCTCATTATTACATACGTGGGACTTATTCTTAACGGGATAAGGATatcacaagtgtcataactCTCATACGATACTCGCTTAAatgctataatttttttccgATCACTTAAGTATAAtaacttaaaaatatatattcactTTAGTGCCatgactttttattatttacttaaatgccaaaagaaTTTTTAAACTTTCACCCAAGTCTTGAAAATCTTATGTGACATAGCACTTGTGTTGAACGTTATTAAAAAGTTA
This genomic stretch from Eucalyptus grandis isolate ANBG69807.140 chromosome 3, ASM1654582v1, whole genome shotgun sequence harbors:
- the LOC120291937 gene encoding TMV resistance protein N-like — protein: MESKESLIGTTLPMAVRDNIQSSLGAEFEVFLNFRGPDTRLNFADCLYHSMDGAGIRVFRDNEEIRKGEEINDKLELTIKSSAICMPIFSRNYASSAWCLRELAYMMDCSRNRVGKAMILPIFFDVDPEDVKLKTRLYQDALQRHEEKFGYDEVQRWKEAMREVAQIKGWDLKYKG